From Brassica napus cultivar Da-Ae unplaced genomic scaffold, Da-Ae ScsIHWf_2409;HRSCAF=3114, whole genome shotgun sequence, a single genomic window includes:
- the LOC111213679 gene encoding LOW QUALITY PROTEIN: homeobox protein knotted-1-like 6 (The sequence of the model RefSeq protein was modified relative to this genomic sequence to represent the inferred CDS: inserted 2 bases in 2 codons; deleted 4 bases in 2 codons; substituted 1 base at 1 genomic stop codon), giving the protein MDGMYGFPTDGDYSDKAVLMMSSXYLMFPSDYXNLLCSSAGDNRVSDVFGSDELLSAAASALSSEAASIAPEIPRNDDKVSLGIIKXEIASHPLYPRLLQAYIDCQKVGAPPEIACLLEEIQRESHVHKQKRCPVVSCFGADPELDEFIFQETYCDILVKYKSDLARPFDEATTFLNKIDDALRNLCTGVESDRGLS; this is encoded by the exons ATGGATGGAATGTACGGTTTC CCCACCGACGGTGATTACTCAGATAAGGCGGTGCTTATGATGTCCTCCTGATATCTCATGTTTCCTTCTGATT CAAACTTGCTTTGCTCCTCCGCTGGAGACAATCGTGTCTCTGATGTATTCGGATCCGACGAGCTACTCTCAGCAGCCGCCTCCGCTTTGTCGTCTGAGGCTGCGTCGATCGCTCCTGAGATCCCAAGAAACGATGATAAAGTCTCTCTCGGTATCATCA GGGAGATCGCTTCTCATCCTTTGTATCCTCGGTTACTCCAGGCTTACATCGATTGCCAGAAG GTCGGAGCGCCGCCGGAGATAGCGTGTCTACTGGAGGAGATTCAACGGGAGAGCCATGTGCATAAGCAAAAACGTTGTCCCGTCGTC TCTTGCTTCGGAGCTGATCCTGAACTTGACGAATTCAT ATTCCAGGAAACGTATTGCGATATATTGGTGAAATATAAGTCGGATCTCGCAAGGCCGTTTGATGAGGCTACGACCTTCTTGAACAAAATCGACGACGCGCTTCGGAACCTATGCACTGGTGTTGAGTCTGACAGAGGACTTTCGG